From the Perognathus longimembris pacificus isolate PPM17 chromosome 9, ASM2315922v1, whole genome shotgun sequence genome, one window contains:
- the LOC125357634 gene encoding protein BRAWNIN-like: MPAGMSWPSYLKMAVASLLAMCASAQVVHSYYRPDLTRPESPPKPGELKTELLGLKERQHKPQVAEQ, translated from the coding sequence ATGCCTGCGGGCATGTCCTGGCCTAGTTATCTGAAAATGGCAGTGGCCAGCCTCCTGGCCATGTGTGCCAGTGCCCAAGTGGTGCACAGTTACTACCGGCCCGACCTGACAAGACCTGAAAGTCCACCAAAGCCTGGAGAACTCAAAACAGAGCTCTTGGGACTAAAAGAGAGACAACACAAACCTCAGGTCGCAGAGCAATAA